Proteins encoded in a region of the Paenibacillus pedocola genome:
- a CDS encoding extracellular solute-binding protein, with protein sequence MPRDKLTIGLIWCLLLALVLAGCGGKSNNGSKDTVNGAPEPKVTITMMHLWPAASSAQQNKLVEQIIDEYENEHPNITVKQEVLENEQYKNKLKVLSASNELPDVGITWAAGFMEPYVKGGLFAPLDDILSGDRLKDKFVAGTTEAYMVGGKTYALPIELNISPIYYNKDIFAKYNLKVPATYEQLKQVIQTLADNGIAPIALGNKDRWTGSLWYMYLADRIAGSDTLKKATNGTGSFEDPGLIQAAAEVQTLVDMDAFNKGFNGLSNDEGKSEFVNEKAALYLTGTWELPNFTTNPDIPQEFKDKVGFFKFPTVAGGKGNINSWVGGPGVGLFISEASKVKEEAKAFVEYFVSKWGEDSVTTAGVIPATKVDTANSNLPQLYVDLLNELNNASSITLFADVQMKPGAAQVHLDMIQALFAKAVTPEEFATKHKEAAEKGI encoded by the coding sequence ATGCCAAGGGACAAGTTGACTATAGGCCTGATTTGGTGTCTCCTGCTTGCGCTCGTGCTTGCTGGCTGCGGCGGTAAGAGCAACAACGGAAGTAAGGATACAGTCAATGGAGCTCCTGAACCAAAAGTCACGATCACTATGATGCACTTATGGCCGGCGGCCAGCTCGGCACAGCAGAATAAGCTGGTAGAGCAGATTATAGATGAATACGAGAACGAGCATCCGAACATTACCGTTAAACAGGAGGTGCTCGAGAATGAACAGTATAAGAATAAGCTCAAGGTGCTCTCTGCTTCCAACGAGCTTCCGGATGTAGGAATTACTTGGGCGGCGGGCTTCATGGAGCCTTATGTCAAAGGCGGATTGTTCGCCCCGCTGGATGATATTCTGAGCGGTGACCGGCTGAAGGATAAATTTGTTGCCGGTACGACGGAAGCTTACATGGTGGGCGGCAAAACCTATGCATTGCCCATCGAGCTGAACATCTCACCGATTTACTACAACAAGGATATTTTTGCAAAATATAATTTAAAGGTTCCGGCCACCTATGAACAATTGAAGCAGGTTATACAAACACTGGCCGATAACGGCATAGCCCCGATTGCGCTGGGGAACAAGGACCGCTGGACAGGATCCCTGTGGTACATGTATCTGGCTGACCGGATTGCCGGCAGCGATACACTTAAGAAGGCCACCAATGGGACAGGCTCCTTCGAAGATCCGGGTCTGATCCAGGCGGCTGCCGAAGTGCAGACGCTGGTTGATATGGACGCCTTCAACAAAGGCTTTAACGGCTTGTCCAACGATGAAGGCAAGTCCGAATTTGTAAACGAAAAGGCGGCCCTGTACCTGACGGGAACCTGGGAGCTGCCGAATTTCACGACCAACCCGGATATTCCGCAGGAGTTCAAGGACAAGGTCGGCTTCTTCAAATTCCCGACTGTCGCTGGCGGCAAAGGTAATATTAACAGCTGGGTTGGCGGTCCCGGTGTCGGGCTGTTCATTTCCGAAGCGTCCAAGGTGAAGGAAGAGGCCAAGGCATTCGTGGAATACTTCGTATCGAAGTGGGGCGAGGATTCCGTGACTACTGCCGGCGTGATACCGGCAACTAAGGTGGATACGGCGAACAGCAATCTGCCCCAGCTCTACGTGGATCTGCTCAATGAACTGAATAATGCCAGCAGCATTACTTTGTTCGCTGATGTGCAGATGAAGCCGGGTGCTGCCCAGGTCCATCTGGACATGATCCAGGCACTGTTCGCCAAAGCGGTGACCCCCGAAGAATTCGCTACTAAGCATAAGGAAGCCGCCGAGAAGGGCATTTGA
- the pepT gene encoding peptidase T yields the protein MKDELIKRFVSYAEIDTQSDEESDTCPSTPGQMELARKLVSELQELGLTEVTVDEHAYVMATLPANSDKDVPTIGFLAHLDTATDFTGANVKPQIIENYDGGDIVLNPELNIVLSTDSFPELPEYKGHTLITTDGTTLLGADNKAGIAEIMTAMAYLLAHPEIKHGKIRVAFTPDEEIGRGPHKFDVAAFGASYAYTVDGGPLGELEYESFNAAAAKISFKGVNVHPGTAKGKMVHSSKIAMAFHLRLPAGEAPEFTDGYEGFYHLISMQGSAEHSKLAYIIRDFDRANFEKRKANIAAIVDEFKSTYGDDNVVLEMNDQYYNMREKIEPVRHIVDIAHEAMVSLGISPVIRPIRGGTDGSQLSYMGLPTPNIFTGGENFHGKFEYASVDVMLKAVNVIVEIARLFEQKA from the coding sequence TTGAAGGATGAACTGATTAAGCGGTTCGTTTCGTATGCGGAAATAGATACCCAGTCTGATGAAGAGAGCGATACCTGCCCCTCCACTCCCGGTCAGATGGAGCTGGCCCGCAAGCTGGTTTCTGAACTGCAGGAGCTGGGTCTTACGGAAGTGACGGTGGACGAGCATGCCTATGTTATGGCTACCCTGCCTGCGAACAGTGACAAGGATGTTCCAACCATCGGTTTCCTGGCCCACCTGGATACGGCAACCGATTTTACCGGAGCGAATGTGAAGCCGCAAATCATTGAGAACTATGACGGCGGGGATATCGTGCTGAACCCGGAGCTGAATATCGTCCTGTCAACGGACAGCTTCCCGGAGCTGCCTGAATACAAAGGGCATACGCTGATTACAACCGATGGCACCACACTTCTGGGGGCAGACAACAAAGCCGGAATCGCCGAGATCATGACTGCCATGGCCTATCTGCTGGCCCACCCTGAAATCAAACACGGTAAAATCAGAGTCGCCTTTACTCCTGATGAGGAAATCGGACGCGGACCGCATAAGTTCGATGTTGCCGCCTTCGGCGCCTCTTATGCCTACACTGTAGACGGCGGGCCGCTCGGTGAGCTGGAATACGAGAGCTTCAATGCCGCTGCCGCCAAAATCAGCTTCAAGGGCGTGAACGTTCACCCCGGAACCGCAAAGGGCAAAATGGTGCACTCCTCGAAAATCGCTATGGCCTTCCATCTAAGACTGCCTGCGGGTGAAGCACCTGAATTCACAGACGGCTATGAGGGCTTTTACCATCTGATCTCCATGCAGGGCTCGGCGGAGCACAGCAAGCTGGCTTATATTATCCGTGACTTTGACCGCGCGAACTTCGAGAAGCGCAAGGCGAATATCGCCGCTATCGTCGATGAATTCAAATCTACCTACGGCGATGACAATGTGGTGCTGGAAATGAATGACCAGTACTATAATATGCGCGAAAAAATCGAGCCGGTCCGCCATATCGTCGACATCGCCCACGAAGCGATGGTGAGCCTCGGCATCTCGCCGGTGATCCGCCCGATCCGCGGCGGTACGGATGGTTCACAGCTGTCCTATATGGGGCTGCCAACGCCGAACATTTTTACCGGGGGAGAGAACTTCCACGGCAAGTTTGAATACGCCTCAGTCGATGTGATGCTGAAGGCCGTAAACGTAATTGTAGAAATCGCTAGACTGTTTGAGCAAAAAGCCTAG
- a CDS encoding NADH-dependent flavin oxidoreductase, with the protein MTQSNYSPLLDSYGFKNGITLKNRVVMAPMTNFSSNEDGTVSKPEIDYYIRRSKGVGMVITACVYVSRSGKGFPGEFGADSDELIPSLRELADAIKGEGAKAVLQIFHGGRQCPPDLLPDGQTVSASSVPSELPGGGQGPVPRTLTDEEIQVIIADFGAATRRAIIAGFDGVEIHGANGYLVQQFFSPHSNIREDRWGGSLEKRLTFPLAVLREVKRVVSEYASSPFLVGYRFSPEEPETPGITMAETFALIDALKGEGLDYLHASLMELWSLPRRGTEDGRPRIEQIVDRAGGAVPVIGVGSLYTAEDALKSLDTGIDLVALGRPLLIEPDWVQKVAEGRTGEIKTELDLAAQGELVIPDPLWGAITNAPGWLPVKA; encoded by the coding sequence ATGACGCAATCCAATTACAGTCCGCTGCTGGACTCCTACGGCTTCAAAAATGGAATTACACTGAAAAACCGGGTGGTTATGGCCCCGATGACCAACTTCTCTTCCAATGAAGATGGCACGGTCTCTAAGCCGGAAATTGATTATTATATCCGCCGCTCCAAAGGCGTCGGCATGGTCATCACGGCCTGTGTGTATGTGAGCCGGAGCGGGAAAGGCTTCCCCGGTGAATTCGGTGCCGACAGTGATGAGCTGATTCCAAGCCTGCGCGAGCTGGCGGATGCTATTAAGGGTGAGGGAGCCAAGGCTGTGCTGCAGATTTTCCACGGCGGACGCCAGTGCCCGCCTGACCTGCTGCCGGATGGCCAGACTGTCAGTGCAAGCAGTGTTCCATCGGAGCTGCCGGGCGGCGGGCAAGGACCGGTGCCGCGTACGCTGACCGATGAAGAGATTCAAGTCATTATCGCCGATTTCGGGGCGGCTACCCGCCGGGCGATTATTGCTGGCTTCGATGGTGTGGAAATCCATGGAGCAAACGGATATCTGGTTCAGCAGTTCTTCTCCCCGCATTCCAATATCCGCGAAGACCGCTGGGGCGGAAGCCTCGAGAAGCGCCTGACCTTCCCGCTCGCCGTTCTGCGCGAAGTGAAACGCGTCGTGAGTGAATATGCCTCCTCGCCGTTTCTGGTCGGCTACCGCTTCTCCCCGGAGGAACCGGAAACACCGGGAATTACGATGGCTGAGACCTTTGCGCTGATTGATGCGCTCAAAGGGGAAGGACTGGATTATCTGCATGCATCGCTCATGGAGCTGTGGTCGCTGCCGCGCCGCGGCACGGAAGACGGCCGGCCGAGAATTGAACAGATTGTTGACCGTGCCGGCGGTGCCGTACCGGTCATCGGCGTCGGTTCACTGTATACGGCGGAAGATGCACTGAAGAGTCTGGACACCGGCATTGATCTGGTGGCTCTGGGCCGCCCGCTGCTGATCGAACCGGACTGGGTGCAGAAGGTAGCAGAAGGCCGCACCGGTGAGATTAAGACGGAACTGGATCTTGCAGCGCAAGGCGAGCTTGTGATCCCTGATCCGCTCTGGGGCGCCATCACAAACGCACCGGGCTGGCTGCCGGTTAAGGCTTAA
- the hxlB gene encoding 6-phospho-3-hexuloisomerase — MDTVSYAQEIVKELERSAAQLDAGGAEAFAGLLQRSGKIFVAGAGRSGLMGRAFAMRLMHAGRAAYVVGETVTPGIEAGDVLVLGSGSGETKSLIAMAERARALGAAVALVTIAPESTLGSLADYTVKLPGVAKEAGGERATIQPMASLFEQTLLLFYDAVILQLMEWTGQTTSQMFGKHANLE; from the coding sequence ATGGATACAGTGAGCTACGCGCAGGAGATCGTGAAGGAGCTGGAGCGTTCGGCTGCGCAGCTGGATGCCGGCGGGGCTGAGGCGTTCGCCGGGCTGCTGCAGCGTTCCGGTAAGATTTTTGTGGCTGGCGCAGGCCGCTCCGGGCTGATGGGCCGGGCGTTCGCCATGCGGCTGATGCATGCCGGCCGGGCGGCTTATGTGGTCGGTGAAACCGTGACCCCGGGCATTGAGGCCGGAGACGTACTGGTCCTCGGCTCCGGCTCCGGAGAAACGAAAAGCCTGATCGCCATGGCGGAGAGAGCCCGGGCGCTCGGCGCTGCGGTTGCCTTGGTAACAATAGCGCCGGAGTCTACTCTCGGCAGTCTGGCCGATTACACGGTGAAGCTGCCGGGTGTTGCCAAGGAGGCCGGCGGGGAGCGGGCCACCATCCAGCCCATGGCGTCCCTGTTCGAACAGACACTGCTGCTGTTCTATGATGCGGTCATTCTGCAGCTGATGGAATGGACCGGCCAGACAACCAGCCAGATGTTCGGCAAGCATGCTAATCTTGAATAA
- a CDS encoding MBL fold metallo-hydrolase encodes MTFILIAAAILALIAAVYFVMTLYPAFGARASKAERAAISRSPQYRQGKFVYPFPVAGIENPRGGGLSILKDFVKGNPNSRPKTPLLPQPVLTGSIQQNRETKATWFGHSAVLLEIEGVTLFLDPMLGRTPSPFPAIGGKRYSRQLPIELADLPPIDAVLLSHDHYDHLDYGTIRQLQQKASMFIVPLGVGAHLKRWGISGERIREFDWWDEITFAGLTLTSAPARHFSGRSLLDRNTTLWCSWIIQGENAKIFFSGDSGYGPHFAEIGRKYGPFDLTLMECGQYDLRWSDIHMMPEQTVQAQIDLQGKLMIPIHWGAFTLAMHDWTDPVERVLRAAKEHGLRLATPRIGEPVHVGAETYPSSPWWR; translated from the coding sequence ATGACCTTTATTCTTATCGCGGCGGCGATCCTGGCGCTGATTGCCGCTGTTTACTTCGTAATGACCTTATACCCCGCATTTGGCGCACGGGCCTCCAAGGCAGAGCGGGCGGCGATCAGCCGCTCACCTCAATACCGGCAGGGCAAATTCGTTTATCCCTTTCCGGTGGCTGGAATAGAGAACCCCCGGGGAGGCGGCCTTTCGATCCTGAAGGATTTTGTCAAAGGCAATCCGAACTCCAGGCCTAAGACACCGCTGCTGCCCCAGCCGGTGCTTACCGGCTCTATTCAGCAGAACAGGGAAACTAAGGCGACCTGGTTCGGACATTCGGCGGTATTGCTGGAAATCGAAGGAGTCACCCTGTTTCTGGATCCGATGCTGGGGCGTACGCCTTCCCCCTTTCCAGCCATTGGAGGCAAGCGCTATAGCAGGCAGCTGCCGATAGAGCTGGCTGATCTTCCGCCTATTGATGCCGTGCTGCTCTCTCATGATCATTATGACCATCTCGATTATGGAACGATCAGACAGCTGCAGCAAAAAGCCTCCATGTTCATCGTGCCGCTCGGTGTCGGCGCCCACTTGAAGCGGTGGGGCATCAGCGGGGAGCGTATCCGTGAGTTTGACTGGTGGGATGAAATCACCTTTGCCGGTCTGACGCTCACAAGCGCACCCGCGCGGCATTTCTCGGGACGCAGCCTGCTGGACCGCAACACCACGCTGTGGTGCTCCTGGATCATCCAGGGAGAGAATGCCAAGATCTTCTTCAGCGGGGATAGCGGCTACGGGCCGCATTTTGCAGAAATCGGGCGGAAATATGGGCCGTTTGATCTGACGCTGATGGAATGCGGGCAGTATGATCTGCGCTGGTCCGATATTCATATGATGCCGGAACAGACGGTACAGGCCCAGATTGATCTGCAGGGCAAGCTGATGATTCCGATTCATTGGGGGGCCTTTACATTAGCCATGCATGACTGGACTGATCCTGTGGAGCGGGTGCTGCGGGCGGCGAAAGAGCATGGCCTGCGGCTGGCTACGCCAAGAATCGGCGAGCCGGTCCATGTGGGTGCCGAGACGTATCCATCGTCTCCGTGGTGGAGATGA
- a CDS encoding cold-shock protein, with the protein MYFRKKALEDLPQEDTAIWSCTKEGCTGWMRDNFAFQYVPTCWQCNSPMTRSMKILPMLVNTNHEMKEMKKGISIR; encoded by the coding sequence ATGTATTTTCGTAAAAAAGCACTGGAGGATCTTCCGCAAGAGGATACTGCCATTTGGTCCTGCACCAAAGAGGGCTGCACCGGATGGATGCGTGACAATTTCGCGTTTCAATATGTACCTACCTGCTGGCAGTGCAATTCGCCGATGACCCGAAGCATGAAGATCCTGCCCATGCTCGTGAACACGAATCATGAGATGAAGGAAATGAAAAAAGGGATTTCGATCCGATAA
- the hxlA gene encoding 3-hexulose-6-phosphate synthase, whose amino-acid sequence MKLQLALDLVDIAGAKEIVSEVAEFIDVVEIGTPIVINEGLHAVRAIKDAFPALTVLADLKIMDAGGYEVMKAAEAGADIVTVLGVSDDSTIKGAVEEAKKSGRAILVDLINVKDVAGRAAEVDALGVDYVCVHSGYDHQAEGKNSFADLQAIKGVVKQAKTAIAGGIKLSTLPEVIAAGPDLVIVGGGITGESDQRSAAAEMKRLVSQA is encoded by the coding sequence ATGAAATTGCAGTTAGCGCTCGATCTTGTCGATATCGCCGGAGCTAAGGAAATCGTCTCGGAGGTGGCAGAATTTATTGATGTGGTGGAAATCGGCACGCCGATTGTCATTAATGAGGGATTGCATGCAGTTAGAGCGATTAAGGACGCTTTTCCCGCACTGACTGTGCTTGCGGATCTGAAAATCATGGATGCAGGCGGGTATGAAGTCATGAAGGCGGCTGAAGCGGGAGCGGATATCGTGACTGTACTTGGTGTGTCTGATGACTCGACTATTAAAGGTGCTGTTGAGGAAGCGAAAAAAAGCGGACGTGCGATTCTGGTCGACCTGATCAACGTGAAGGATGTTGCCGGCCGGGCTGCTGAGGTAGACGCACTTGGTGTAGATTATGTCTGCGTTCACTCCGGTTATGACCATCAGGCTGAGGGCAAAAACTCCTTTGCTGATTTGCAGGCGATCAAGGGTGTCGTCAAACAGGCCAAGACGGCGATTGCCGGCGGCATCAAGCTGAGCACACTGCCGGAAGTTATTGCAGCCGGTCCAGATCTTGTCATCGTCGGCGGGGGCATTACCGGTGAAAGCGATCAAAGGTCAGCGGCAGCCGAAATGAAGCGTCTCGTCAGCCAGGCCTAA
- a CDS encoding sortase produces MRMRSGVAFAVKLIFLLSLCVLVYSAVQIFKAPVEARHALEDWAKKREEAPRLIVPEDETPLPAGMISLPGQPDDSSASTGTSQSGTTYTEGEVIGEIYFPSLNKRVAILEGTQRPQLKRGAGHYTGSAVVGTSGNSVLAGHRDTVFRGLGSLKEHDLIEVETVDGKFVYEVTGSTIVDGEERGAIKESNTPILTLITCYPFSYVGSAPERYLLSASLIRREPLLQEQN; encoded by the coding sequence ATGAGGATGCGTTCCGGGGTAGCTTTTGCCGTGAAGCTGATCTTCCTGCTCTCTCTCTGTGTGCTGGTGTATTCTGCCGTGCAAATCTTCAAAGCGCCCGTGGAAGCCCGTCATGCCCTGGAGGATTGGGCGAAAAAGAGGGAGGAAGCTCCCCGCCTGATCGTCCCGGAAGATGAAACTCCGCTTCCCGCCGGTATGATCAGCCTTCCCGGGCAACCGGACGATTCCAGCGCCAGCACCGGCACCAGCCAATCCGGTACCACCTATACGGAGGGCGAAGTCATCGGAGAGATCTATTTTCCATCGCTGAACAAAAGAGTTGCCATCCTCGAAGGAACACAGCGTCCGCAGCTGAAGAGAGGGGCCGGACACTACACGGGAAGCGCAGTAGTGGGCACAAGCGGCAACAGCGTGCTGGCCGGTCATCGCGATACAGTGTTCCGCGGCCTCGGCAGCCTCAAAGAACATGATCTTATCGAGGTAGAGACGGTAGACGGCAAGTTCGTGTATGAGGTTACAGGCAGTACGATTGTAGATGGCGAAGAGCGGGGGGCCATTAAAGAGAGCAATACACCTATCCTTACGCTAATCACCTGCTATCCGTTCAGCTATGTCGGCTCAGCGCCGGAACGCTATTTGCTATCCGCCTCACTGATCCGCCGGGAGCCGCTGCTTCAGGAACAGAATTGA
- a CDS encoding winged helix-turn-helix transcriptional regulator yields MVKDERRTHLLATDIKDRINLKEINCEKELTLAVIGGKWKLIILWHLGLEGTKRFSELKKLIPHITQKMLTNQLRELEEDQLVLRKVYAEVPPRVEYSLTEYGQSLLPVLRMMYDWGKNYGNKVIWKDAAEAE; encoded by the coding sequence ATGGTAAAGGACGAAAGGAGGACGCATCTCTTGGCAACGGATATTAAGGACCGTATCAATTTGAAGGAAATCAATTGTGAGAAGGAGCTTACACTCGCCGTTATCGGCGGGAAATGGAAGCTGATTATCCTATGGCATCTGGGCCTTGAAGGAACCAAACGCTTCAGCGAGCTGAAAAAGCTGATTCCCCATATTACGCAAAAAATGCTGACCAATCAGCTTCGTGAGCTGGAGGAAGACCAGCTTGTGCTGAGGAAGGTGTATGCCGAGGTCCCTCCGAGAGTAGAATATTCTTTGACAGAATACGGGCAGAGCCTGCTGCCTGTCCTGCGCATGATGTATGACTGGGGCAAAAACTACGGAAACAAAGTGATCTGGAAGGATGCAGCTGAAGCTGAGTAA
- a CDS encoding sensor histidine kinase, which yields MVFSRFREMNTLRNQIFLGFLGVMLVIIAVSGAFVYDRVSSLLKDNAERHIQQTAVQANGRLDALIGQIDSLMEQVANHPTVQQLLLEELNGKEVSFNQRQSLLQIVSSYQAYMPSVGSLELYTADYRLLFPIKDGSLSTRIDSRYIAEANKQKGRLVWIGVDPNDDQSLLAIRQVSLMDRWFSRGGYLIAKIQRSYFQLNDPLSGSDSGESILLVSDEGHLLGSSETPEPNLLPLLWTDDQTVTFRGKEYVQVKQRSDKANWTLLVLTPVSYVTKGISVLRTVLLFSGGIGTLLFLSLSFLLSTMITRPIIHLIRAMRKTRLGVLTPNPEPVSTMELRELNNTYNGMIANMNDLIRVVYEKEMLQSRTELKALQAQINPHFLFNTLEAFNWSLEEKGEEELAGLVVVMSRLFRYIIGSPNMDEWVTLGEELEQVRRYLQIMEMRMGERLTWTIELEQPEAAVPVPKLLIQPIVENAILHGVESRVGSGTVSILIAPSGRSGWTRVTVSDNGPGMDAERLSALRSALEGGPSISSKGTGVGLVNVQRRLKLYYGGKDAEHEGLVIGSEPSAGTVITFEIPNHGGDMYESGQQKNSDRG from the coding sequence ATGGTGTTCAGTAGATTTAGAGAAATGAATACACTGCGCAATCAAATATTCCTGGGATTTCTGGGGGTTATGCTGGTTATTATCGCAGTTTCAGGTGCGTTCGTGTATGACAGGGTTTCTTCGCTCCTTAAAGATAATGCTGAACGGCACATCCAGCAGACTGCAGTTCAGGCCAACGGCAGGCTGGATGCGCTGATCGGCCAGATAGACAGCCTGATGGAGCAGGTGGCCAACCACCCGACGGTCCAGCAGCTGCTGCTGGAAGAGCTTAACGGTAAAGAGGTATCCTTCAACCAGCGCCAATCGCTGCTGCAGATCGTATCCAGCTATCAGGCCTACATGCCGAGTGTCGGCTCGCTGGAGCTGTATACTGCTGATTACCGGCTGTTGTTCCCGATTAAAGACGGCAGCCTTAGCACCCGGATTGACAGCCGATATATCGCTGAAGCCAATAAGCAGAAAGGCCGGCTGGTCTGGATCGGCGTCGATCCGAATGATGACCAGAGTCTGCTGGCCATCCGGCAGGTCAGTCTGATGGACCGCTGGTTCTCGCGGGGCGGCTACCTGATAGCCAAAATCCAGCGCAGCTACTTTCAGCTCAATGATCCGCTCTCCGGCAGTGACAGCGGAGAATCGATCCTGCTGGTCAGTGATGAGGGGCATCTGCTTGGCAGCAGCGAAACGCCGGAGCCCAATCTCCTGCCGCTCCTTTGGACCGACGACCAGACCGTGACCTTCCGGGGCAAGGAGTATGTGCAGGTCAAGCAGCGTTCGGACAAGGCAAACTGGACGCTATTGGTGCTTACGCCTGTCAGCTATGTAACTAAAGGCATCTCAGTACTCCGGACAGTGCTGCTGTTCTCAGGCGGAATTGGAACGCTGTTGTTTCTGTCGCTCTCGTTCCTGCTCTCCACGATGATTACCAGGCCGATAATTCATCTGATCCGGGCGATGCGCAAGACGAGGCTTGGGGTACTGACCCCAAATCCGGAGCCGGTCTCCACGATGGAGCTCCGGGAGCTGAATAACACGTACAATGGAATGATTGCAAATATGAATGATCTGATCCGGGTAGTCTATGAAAAAGAAATGCTGCAAAGCCGTACGGAGCTGAAGGCACTACAGGCGCAAATCAATCCCCATTTTTTGTTCAATACCCTGGAAGCGTTCAATTGGTCGCTGGAGGAGAAGGGGGAAGAAGAGCTGGCAGGGCTGGTAGTTGTCATGTCGCGGTTGTTCCGCTATATTATCGGAAGTCCGAATATGGATGAATGGGTTACCCTCGGAGAAGAGCTGGAGCAGGTGCGGCGGTATCTGCAGATCATGGAGATGCGTATGGGCGAGCGGCTGACCTGGACGATTGAACTGGAACAGCCGGAAGCTGCTGTACCGGTACCGAAGCTGCTGATTCAGCCGATTGTCGAGAATGCCATTCTGCATGGGGTGGAGAGCCGTGTCGGCAGCGGCACTGTAAGTATCTTGATCGCGCCTTCCGGGCGGTCAGGATGGACCCGGGTTACAGTGTCCGACAATGGGCCCGGGATGGATGCAGAGAGGTTAAGTGCACTTCGCAGTGCACTGGAGGGCGGTCCGTCTATTTCCTCCAAGGGGACAGGCGTAGGTCTTGTGAATGTTCAGCGGCGGCTTAAGCTTTATTATGGCGGGAAAGACGCAGAGCATGAGGGGCTGGTTATCGGCAGTGAACCGTCTGCAGGGACGGTTATTACTTTTGAAATTCCGAATCATGGGGGGGATATGTATGAGTCTGGGCAGCAAAAAAATTCTGATCGTGGATGA
- a CDS encoding response regulator has protein sequence MSLGSKKILIVDDEPRTRQGIKQTLEVWAGGRYVVETADNGVEARQRLQHEQVHLLITDVRMPEVSGIDLIRSLKERPRQPVVIVISGYAEFDYVQQAMRLGAFNYLLKPLDKAELLQVVEAALKQEEEVQRREKLEKLVDPKLFQIDPDGSGMGEPVREAIAYVEQHLHEQLTMAEVAARIHLNASYFSVLFKEQAGVPFSEYLSRLRIQRAKEMLLQSRLSIGEIGERVGYKTDKYFIKVFKSLEGISPSRYRNQHIEDNQTEIQ, from the coding sequence ATGAGTCTGGGCAGCAAAAAAATTCTGATCGTGGATGATGAGCCGCGGACGCGGCAGGGCATTAAGCAGACACTGGAGGTATGGGCGGGTGGCAGATACGTGGTGGAAACGGCCGATAACGGGGTCGAAGCCCGCCAGCGGCTGCAGCACGAGCAGGTGCATCTGCTGATTACAGATGTGCGGATGCCGGAGGTCAGCGGAATTGATCTGATCCGCTCACTGAAGGAGCGCCCCCGCCAGCCGGTCGTTATCGTAATTTCAGGGTATGCCGAGTTTGATTATGTGCAGCAGGCCATGCGGCTTGGGGCTTTTAACTATCTGCTGAAGCCTCTGGACAAGGCAGAGCTGCTTCAGGTGGTGGAGGCTGCGCTGAAGCAGGAGGAAGAGGTGCAGCGGCGTGAGAAGCTGGAGAAGCTCGTCGATCCGAAGCTGTTCCAGATTGATCCGGACGGAAGCGGAATGGGGGAACCGGTAAGGGAGGCGATCGCTTATGTGGAGCAGCATCTGCATGAGCAGCTGACGATGGCTGAGGTTGCCGCGCGCATTCACCTGAATGCCAGTTACTTCAGTGTCCTGTTCAAGGAACAGGCCGGGGTGCCCTTCAGTGAATATCTGTCGCGCCTGAGGATTCAGCGGGCTAAAGAGATGCTGCTGCAGTCACGGCTGTCCATCGGCGAGATTGGTGAACGTGTAGGCTATAAGACAGACAAGTATTTTATCAAGGTGTTTAAGTCCCTGGAGGGCATCAGTCCGAGCCGTTACCGGAACCAGCACATAGAGGACAATCAGACGGAAATCCAATAA
- a CDS encoding cold-shock protein → MQTGTVKWFNADKGFGFIEVEGGSDVFVHFSAITGEGFKSLDEGQRVEFNVTQGARGPQAENVVKL, encoded by the coding sequence ATGCAAACAGGTACAGTTAAATGGTTTAATGCAGACAAAGGTTTCGGTTTTATCGAGGTTGAAGGTGGAAGCGACGTATTCGTACACTTCTCCGCAATCACTGGCGAAGGCTTCAAGTCTTTGGACGAAGGCCAACGCGTTGAGTTCAACGTAACTCAAGGCGCTCGTGGACCACAAGCCGAAAACGTTGTAAAACTGTAG